A region from the Salvelinus fontinalis isolate EN_2023a chromosome 23, ASM2944872v1, whole genome shotgun sequence genome encodes:
- the LOC129821532 gene encoding GTPase IMAP family member 8-like, translating to MASRAKRQNGDQRTLPELRIILLGRDWLEKSQTRNTILDRKLFDTRRDVEMCVRRQSLVDGRQVTVVNTSDRCIQYSVQDPLLVHRNIEASISMCQPGPHAFFMVIPLNSRKGREWTVEGPLKLLNHILWRHMMVVFTQCEKLRGMSLEEHIARHGFLQEMVEKCGHRYHALNTRANTWGNDVTHVPELLRKIDEMVAGGPGYVVMNERFSMAIEVKRMAEKERASLRRMTVQRQRETLRSLLRGKSHQLSEAEQRIMIVGPRLVGKSSSGNSILGKKNFEAGHTTSHSVKRQGDITVRQVTVVDTPGWHGRYCTEDTPEIVRIEITQGASLCAPEPHAVLVVVRCDETFTETDRSRAEEKLNLIGRSVWSQAIVLFTWGDKLGDTAIELHIERWPALQWLVDKCSNRYHVFDNTCPAGGPQVTELLEKIEETVVGNDSEHWLKMYWELRESNKKLTKSSEEIGRRLEEEERKNDKLKRMIEEKEREVEEIDKRHEKKDGMLKEMEQRNTMREKEIEDIRMEFEKEKESLKQMCVEKDRALDQMERKHERESKELRDKIENLEKRKFEREEELNAMIVEIQELQEKKQRYEMKEVKISMLENNVAEFKQQNKVREDMINHVKMKEDRIQLPRVESTAPADMVDNSYLKTQHRNLRKTQMLSQKDGERQRDTAGREQRVGDEQRETPWLKVGAAVLGAVVGAMAGSVRAPLSAATGTTIGAAAGILLGSLLIQKEEARENKVESDSPD from the exons ATGGCTTCCAGAGCAAAGAGACAGAATG GGGACCAGCGTACTCTCCCTGAGCTGAGAATCATCCTCCTGGGGAGGGATTGGCTGGAGAAGAGTCAAACAAGAAACACCATCCTGGACAGGAAGCTGTTTGACACCAGGAGGGATGTGGAGATGTGTGTGAGGAGACAGAGTCTAGTGGACGGCCGGCAGGTCACTGTGGTCAACACATCAGACAGATGCATCCAGTACTCCGTGCAGGACCCTCTCCTTGTCCACCGTAACATAGAAGCCAGCATATCCATGTGTCAACCAGGTCCCCATGCCTTTTTCATGGTCATCCCTTTGAACTCACGCAAAGGCAGGGAATGGACAGTAGAGGGCCCCCTCAAGCTTCTCAACCACATACTCTGGAGACACATGATGGTAGTGTTTACCCAATGTGAGAAACTCAGGGGAATGTCACTAGAGGAACACATAGCGAGACATGGGTTTCTCCAGGAGATGGTGGAGAAGTGTGGGCATAGGTACCATGCTTTAAACACTAGGGCCAACACATGGGGCAATGATGTTACTCACGTCCCAGAGCTGCTGAGGAAGATAGATGAGATGGTGGCAGGTGGTCCTGGTTATGTTGTCATGAATGAGAGGTTTTCAATGGCAATTGAAGTTAAGAGGATGGCAGAGAAGGAGAGGGCGAGCTTGAGACGGATGACGGTTCAGAGACAGAGGGAAACACTCAGATCTCTGCTCAGGG GTAAGTCCCACCAACTATCTGAAGCTGAACAAAGAATCATGATAGTGGGACCTCGACTGGTTGGGAAGAGCTCATCTGGAAATAGCATCCTGGGTAAGAAAAACTTTGAGGCTGGACACACGACTTCACACAGTGTGAAAAGACAGGGTGACATCACCGTAAGACAAGTCACAGTGGTGGACACACCCGGGTGGCATGGGCGATACTGCACTGAGGACACTCCTGAAATAGTAAGAATTGAGATTACCCAAGGTGCATCTCTTTGTGCTCCCGAGCCGCACGCTGTCCTCGTGGTCGTACGCTGTGACGAAACATTCACAGAGACGGACAGGTCAAGAGCAGAAGAAAAACTGAATCTGATTGGTCGGTCAGTCTGGAGTCAAGCTATAGTGTTGTTCACCTGGGGAGACAAGCTTGGCGACACAGCCATCGAACTTCACATCGAGAGATGGCCTGCCCTTCAGTGGCTTGTTGATAAATGTAGCAACAGGTACCATGTCTTTGATAACACATGCCCGGCTGGAGGCCCTCAGGTCACAGAACTTCTGGAGAAAATTGAGGAGACAGTGGTGGGAAACGATAGTGAACACTGGCTCAAAATGTACTGGGAGCTCAGGGAGAGCAACAAGAAGTTAACAAAAAGCTCTGAGGAGATTGGGAGAAGactagaggaggaagagaggaagaatgaCAAGCTTAAAAGGATgattgaagagaaagagagggaagtagAGGAAATAGATAAGCGACATGAGAAGAAAGATGGAATGTTGAAAGAGATGGAGCAGAGAAACACAATGAGAGAAAAGGAGATAGAAGACATACGTATGGAGTTTGAAAAAGAGAAGGAATCCCTCAAACAAATGTGTGTGGAGAAAGACAGAGCATTGGATCAGATGGAGAGGAAGCATGAAAGAGAAAGTAAAGAACTGAGAGACAAGATAGAAAACCTGGAAAAGAGAAAGTTTGAAAGAGAAGAGGAGTTGAATGCCATGATTGTTGAGATACAGGAGTTACAAGAGAAAAAACAAAGGTATGAAATGAAAGAAGTGAAGATATCAATGCTAGAGAACAATGTAGCGGAGTTTAAGCAGCAGAATAAAGTGAGAGAAGACATGATCAACCATGTGAAGATGAAGGAGGATCGAATACAACTACCCAGAGTGGAATCTACAGCACCTGCGGACATGGTGGACAACTCTTATCTAA AGACTCAACATAGAAATTTGAGAAAGACACAGATGTTGTCACAGAAGGATGGTGAGAGGCAGAGGGACACAGCAGGACGAGAGCAGAGAGTTGGAGATGaacagagagaaacaccatggTTGAAGGTTGGGGCAGCAGTACTGGGGGCAGTGGTTGGGGCCATGGCTGGTTCTGTGAGGGCACCACTCAGTGCAGCCACAGGGACTACTATAGGggctgcagcagggattttgctAGGGAGTTTGCTGATACAAAAGGAAGAGGCCAGAGAGAATAAAGTGGAGTCTGATTCCCCTGATTAA